DNA from Hwangdonia lutea:
TTTGCTAAATACTTACACGCCAATAATCTATCACGTAGAATATGTTTTGGTACAACCGGCACAATTTGGTATGGCAGATGCGGTTAGGGAAAGCGCCTTAAAACAGCTCAACGATTTTAAGGAGAAAATAGCAACAACGTTTAAAAACCCAAAGCACACCATACAAACCATGGCGGCTTTTAATACGCTTATTCCCGAAATTAAAGATGTTGTTGAAGTAAAAGAAATCGATTATATAGTTATGGGAACCAAGGGCGCAACGGGTGCCAAAGAGGTATTATTTGGAACAAATACCGTGCACGTTTTTAAAAACGTAAAATGTCCAATAATAGCCATTCCTGATGGCTTCGATTTTGAAACGCCACACGAAGTTCTGTTTCCAACAGATTATGAAATCGACTATAAATACCATCATATAAAACCCATATTAAACATCATTTCACTTTACAATTCCCGAGTAAACGTGTTAAACGTGTCTTATGGCTACGATTTGTCTGAAACGCAAAAATCGCATAAAAAAATATTGGAAACCTACTTTACCGATAGCGATTGCTTTTATCATAGTGTAAGCAATCAAAATGTGCCAGAAGCCATAACTAAATTTCAGTTAAGGAATCAAGTGAACTTATTAATTATGATTAACAATAAACGGTCGTTTTTCGAGAATTTGTTTTTCAAATCCAAAGTAAACCAAATAGGGTTTCATTTAAACGTTCCGTTTTTAGTTATTCCTGCAAAAACATTAAATAAATCATAAAAAAATAACCAATGAAACGCCATATTTTACTTCCCACCGATTTTTCAGATAATTCATGGAGTGCCATAGTTTACGCCTTGAAACTATACGCCAACGAACCCTGTACGTTTTATTTTTTAAACTCCGTGGCCATTAAGGTTTCTAAGCTATCCAATCTTTCAAACAAATTATCGACAATTATGCGAGAAGACGCCAAGACCGAGTTAAAGGACTTAAAGGCATTGGCCGAAACCAGTACAACCAACACAAATCATGATTTTTTAACCATTCTAAGTTCAGAAGATTTAATATCCGCTATAAAAAATGCGGTTAAAAAATGGCAAATCGATGTTATAGTTATGGGAACCAAAGGCGCCACGGGTGCAAAAGAGTTTTTCTTTGGCAGCAATACCATGCGCGTTATTAATAGCTTTAGAAATTGCCCTGTTTTAATTGTGCCGGAAGAATTCGATTTTGTCACACCCAAACAAATTGCTTTTCCAACAGATTACAACCGCTTTTACGGAAAGGCTGAAATTGAGCCGTTAACAAAACTAGCAGATTTACACGACTCTAAAATTAGAATTGTGCACATCAATGAGAAAGAAGAACTCAGCGATATTCAAGAATATAACCTGATGATTTTACAAAGCCATTTAAACAATTATGATTACAGTTTACACTGGATGCCTAAGTATGATAAAAAAACGGCAGAAATCAATGATTTTATTGAAGAACTGAATATTGACATGCTGGCCATGGTAAATTATAAACAGAGTTTTATAGAAAAAATAGTAAACGAGCCTATTATAAAGAAAATAGGATTTAAACCCAACATACCATTTTTGGTTATACCGGAATAAGTTGATTGGTCACTTTTGTATACCTAAAAATTAAACGAGAAAAGCTAAACAACCTTAAATTTTACGACCTAAGTTATGAAATCAACTTCAATAGAAATCATTAAATCATCTGGTGAAAAAGCAAAGTTTTCATTGGAAAAGTTGGAAGCATCGTTAAAACGTACGGGTGCAGATCATCAAACCGTCAATCAAATAGTCCATAAGGTTACAGACGAGCTTTACCAAGGCATTTCAACAAAAGAAATCTATAACAGGGCGTTTTCATTATTAAAAAAAAAGAAAAGCCACTTTGCATCAAAATATAAACTTAAAAAGGCCATTTACGAGTTGGGGCCAACGGGTTTTCCGTTTGAGCGTTTTATAAGTGCCATTTTGCAATATTCTGGTTATAAAACCGAAGTTGGTAAAATATTACAAGGCAAATGCGTAACGCACGAAATTGATGTTATAGCGCAAAAAAATAATAAAACCACGGTAATAGAATGTAAGTTCCATAATGAAGAAGGGCTTAATTGCAATGTAAAAATTCCGCTTTATATAAACTCTCGCTATAATGATATAAAAGCCCATTGGAGCGCCAACGATAAAACTAAAACCACACTCACAAAGGGTTGGGTGGTAACCAACACGCGTTTTACAACAGATGCGATACAGTACGGAAATTGCATTAATTTATACTTACTGAGTTGGGATTACCCCAAAAATGATGGCTTAAAAGATAGAATAGACCGATTGGGATTATACCCCGTTACAGTGTCAACATTGCTAACCAAAAGGGAAAAACAGTTTTTGTTGAGTAGGGATGTGGTGCTGTGCAGAACCTTAATTGGCGATGCGTTTTATTTGGACCATTTAGGGGTTTCTGAAACGCGCAAAGAAAAAATATTGAATGAAATAAAAATGCTTTGTAATCATTAATAACCATGGGTAAATTTGTTAAAATCCATTTTTTAGGAGCGGTCGGAGTGGTAACGGGTTCAAAATTTCTTTTAGAAACCTCAGAAAAAAACATTTTGATTGATTGCGGCATGTTTCAGGGCGTAAAAGAATTACGGGAACTTAATTGGAGCCATTTACCCATTCATGTGGAAACCATTGATTTGGTATTGCTTACACATGGCCATTTGGATCATGTTGGATATTTGCCACGACTCATAAAACAGGGCTTTGCAGGTAAAATTATAGGCACCGCGCCTACATTGGCAATAGCCGAAATTATATTAAAAGACAGTGCTAAAATTCACGAAGAGGAAGCCAAAAAAGCAAATCAGGAAAAATACACCAAACACCAACCGGCCTTACCTTTTTACACCAAGCTTGAAGCAGAAAAAACCATAACGCAATTTCAGGTTGAAATGCCCAATAAATGGATAACACTATCAGGAAATATATCGTATCGTTTTAAGTACAATGGGCACATTATTGGCGCTACTTTTATCGAATTGGATATTAACGGAAAACGGTTCGTATTCTCGGGCGATATTGGCAGAACAAACGATTATTTGTTAGATAGCCCAAAAAAACCAGAATGGGCAGACTTTTTATTTGTTGAAAGTACTTATGGCAATAAATGGCATCCAAAGGAAAATATTGAAGCGCTTTTATCAAAACTCATCAAAGAAACCAATCATAAAAAAGGAAATTTAATCATCCCAAGTTTTGCCGTAGAACGCTTGCAAACACTCATGTTTTTACTTTGGAAACTCTACAAGGAAAACAAAATACCCAACATTCCCATTTTTGTAGACAGCCCCATGGGTAATAATGTTTTAGACGTTTTTAAGCGATTTCCAAAATGGCACAAATTATCAATGGAAGAATATAACGCCATGTGCAAGCATGTAAATATTATTCAATCTTATAAAGAAACCTGGGAAACTATTGACGATAAACGCTCTAAAATAATTATTGCAGGAAGCGGTATGGTAACAGGCGGTAGGGTGCTTACCTATTTGCAACAACTTATAGACGAGTCTTCAACAACCGTACTGTTGGTAGGTTATCAAGCCGAAGGAACCCGAGGCAGGCAATTGCAAGACGGGGCACACGAAATACGTTTTTTTGGCAAATATTACCCCGTAAAAGCAACTATAGCATGTGTTGAAAGTCTGTCGGCACATGCCGATCAATCGGAGTTAATACATTGGATGGGTAACATAAAAAACATTCCGGAAACCGTATTTTTAATTCACGGCGAACCAACTGCCTTGGATGCATTTCGGGCAAAAATACAAGATACCTATGGTTGGCAGGTTAAAATACCAAAACTCACTGATGTTGAAAAAGTAAGGCTATAACTTTTAAAATACTTCTCAAAAAATGAAAAAACTAAAAGCATATACCAGCTTTAATCATACTAAAACTACCGAAGAATTACACGACCGTATTTTGCGGGATATTACCAATCTTGAAAACATAAAGTTTGAGCTAAATTTTTATAAATCTTTACTGAGCAAATCCATTTTTAAACCCCAAGAAATGAATTTGTATGAAAACCTGGTTAAGTTCAAACGAGAATTACATGTTTTAAAAAAAGCGAATAAGGGGTTGCTAAGCGAATTAAATTTACATGTCAATCAAATCAAAAAAATGAAAATTGAGGGTGTGGTGTGCGATAGTTTATGCATAAAAAAACACGACGATTTAGAGCTTAAAATATTCAGTTTTAAAACTAAAATTTTCGACTTTAAATTTAGATTATTTCAATATTTAGAAAGTGTTTTTATTAATTAAATATCGATCTTAAAACACTTGGAAAGCATGGTAACATGCTGATATATATCATTGTAAAAATGATTTTCTGTAAATATATTAGAGTTGCAATTGTAAGTTTAACTTAAAAATATAATGTTATGTCAACACTTTTAAAACGCAGAAAAAGAAAAAGATTATCGCCATTTGAGAGCAGATTATTAACGCCTTGGAACAATAATTTATTAAGACCTTGGAGAAGCAGGTTGTTTAACCCAAATTTAAATTATCATTCAAGATTTGACGATGTTTTTGAGGATGCATTTTTTGCTGAGGATAGTTTAATGCCAGCAATGAATGTAAAAGAACAAAATGAAGGTTTTGAAATTGAATTTGCAGCTCCCGGCTATAACAAAAAAGATTTTGAGGTGACTATTGAAGATGATGTGCTTCAGGTTAGCGCAGAAAAGGAAATGGAAGACGAGCAAAAAGAAGATGATTATTCTCGTAAAGAGTTTAGTTATGAATCCTTTAAAAGATCAATGATGCTTCCACCTTCCGTAGATTTGAACCAAGATGTAAAAGCATCTTACAAAAATGGGATTCTAAAATTGAAGCTATTAAAGCGAGACGATATATTGGACAAAGAAACTTCTAAAAAAGTTATTGAAGTGCTTTAGCAGCTTGTTAAAAGCGGAAAGTAGTTAGCTGATAAATTACTTTCTGCTTTTTTTTTTAATCTTAAAATAACTCAAAATGAAATATTTAAAACGATTCGTGATTTTTTTATTCGTAACCGGCTGCTCAACCACACAATTGGTTGAAAACTGGAAAAACCCGGACATTGATTCTTATAGCCCAAGTAAAATTTTAATCGTGGGTATGACTTCAAATTTAGAAGCGAGAGAACAATTTGAAAAAAAATTACAAGCAGAATACGAATCTAGAGGAATAGAAGCAGTAACGAGTTTAGAGCTTTTTGAAGCGTCGTTTACCACGGAAAAACAGTCAGAAGAAGAATTAAGGCGGTTAGAAAACAAGCTTATTACTGACGGATTTGACACTATTTTATTCACAAAGGTAATTGGAGTAGAAGACAAAATTTCATACAGAAGTACATATGACGAATATGATAATACACATCGGCGGTTTACCGAAGAATATTTAAAATATCAAGATGCCTTTTACAACCCAGAGTATTATAACGAATACACCGTTTATCATGCAGAAACTTCCATGTATTGCATTTGCCCTACAAAAGACAGGGAATTAATTTGGAAGGGTTATATAGATATTATCGATCCGGAATCGGTTAAAGAAACCGTAAACGATTACGTTAGTTTGGTTATGGTGGTTTTAGAAGAACAACAACTTACCAATCCAAATCCATTAAATGATGAAACCAATACAGAAGCTATTAAGTAATTTTAATGCTATAACAAACAGTGCAATTTCTGTAAATTTTTTAACATTGATAAAATAAATGAATATGTATAATTTATGCTTATTTTGAGTACTGAATTTTTCAAAAAACCATTATCTTTACAAAAGTGAGTAAGCTAATATCCATATCGTTATCTTTTGTTATCCTGATGCAAAGTTTTGGGTTTCATATTAATGATATTGCTCAAATAGATGAATTTATTGAACATGCGAAATTCCATAATGAACAATACGGAGATAACGTTTTTGTATTTATCTCAAAACATTACGGAGAGCAAAAAACAATCCACGAAAAAGAGCAACATGATGAAAAGGAAGATCACGAGCAATTGCCTTTTCAGCATCAAACCCATATTACTTCCATAACAGATTTTGTGTTAAATACCTATATTCAAGTATTTAAGACACCCGAGTTTTCCGAGTTTAAAACACATCATTTTCACTATCAAGCACCTTCTTCTTCACTTCACGTTGAGGGACTTTTTCAGCCACCACGGTTGGTATAAATAATCACAGGCCTTTTTATTTTTTGTTGCAAGACAAACGTCGGTTTGTAACTGTTCATTTTGATTATTTTATAAAAAAAGTATGCTTTCACATATCATTAATTTCAGTATAAAAAACAAGTTTATAGTCCTTCTTTTTACGTCCTTTATCGTAGGATTTGGGCTGTACTCATTATCACAAATCCCCATTGGCGCCGTACCCGATGTTACTAATAATCAGGTTCAGGTTATTACCACGTCGCGCAACCTTTCTACGGAAGATATGGAGCAGTTTATTACCTATCCCGTCGAGCTGGAAATGGCCAATTTGCCGGGTGTTGTCGAGATTCGCTCTATTTCAAGATTTGGTTTATCGGTTGTCACCATCGTTTTTGAAGACGATATGGGCACCTATTTACCCAGACAACTGATCGCCGAAAAAATAAAATCGGCATCCGAGAAAATCCCTGAAGGTTTTGGAACCCCCGAAATGGGACCTATTACCTCGGGGCTTGGAGAAATCTATCAATATATTCTTGATGTAAAGCCCGAATATAAAGACCAATATGATGCCGAAGATTTAAGAACCATTCAAGATTGGATTGTAAAACGCCAGCTATCTGGAATTCCGGGTGTGGTTGAGGTGAATACTTGGGGCGGATTTTTAAAACAATACGAAGTGGCCATTAATACCGAAAAGCTAAATGCGATGAATATCACGGCGCGCGAAGTTTTTACGGCATTACAAATGAATAATAGTGTTTCTGGCGGAGGTTATATTGAAAAGGTGAATCAAGCCTTTTTTATACGTGGCGAAGGGTTGATCTCATCGTTAGACGATATTAAAAATATAGTTGTAAACAACAAAGATGGGAATCCTATTTACATAAAAGATGTGGCTAAAGTAGGTTTTGGCAGTGCCACCCGATTTGGTGCGATTACGGGAAATGGCGAAGGTGAAAAGGTGTTGGGACAAGTTATGATGCTTAAAGATGCCAACTCCAAAAAAGTAATTGAAGCGGTAAAAGAACGTGTTGCCGAAATCTCAAAATCTTTACCGGAAGGCGTATATATCAATGCCTTTCTTGATAGAAGTGAACTTATTGCCAAAACAACTTACACGGTAACCGAAAACTTAATTTTGGGCTGTTTAATTGTTGTCTTTGTTGTGGTATTGCTGTTGGGCAATCTACGCTCCGGACTGGTTGTAGCCTCGGTAATTCCACTGTGTTTGCTTTTTGCATTGTCCTTAATGTATTTATTTGGCGTTGATGCGAATTTGATGAGTTTGGGTGCTATAGATTTCGGAATAATAATCGATGGCGCCGTAATTATCGTAGAGTTTATCGCTTTTAAAATTACAAAACAGAAAGTTGGAATTAATGCTTTGGCAAAAACAGAACAACAAGCATTAAAAGATAAAATCACGTTTTCCGGAGCTTCAAAAATGATGAGATCAGCCATCTTCGGGCAGCTCATTATTCTTATAGTATTCATCCCAATTTTATCATTGAGTGGGGTAGAAGGGAAGATGTTTAAACCCATGGCATTAACGTTTAGTTTTGCCCTTATTGGCGCCATGATTTTGTGTTTTACTTATGTTCCCGTAGTGGCATCTATGTTTTTAAAACCATCGAATGCTACCGATAAAAACATCTCTGTAAGATTAATGAAATGGGTGAATAAAATGTACGAGCCCATTATTCATTGGGCTTTACAAAGTAAAAAACTGGTGCTTGGTGTTGCTGTTGCGCTTTTGGCAATGTCTATATATTTATATGCAACCATGGGTGGCGAATTTGTACCCACTTTGGATGAAGGTGATTTTGTAATTCAACCCGTGTTAAAAACAGGAACCTCCTTAAGTAACACCGTGGAAATTACGACCGAAATTGAAAAAATACTTTTGGGGTTTCCAGAAGTCAAGCAGGTGGTTACGCGTATTGGGGCAGCCGAGGTACCTACAGACCCCATGTCTATGGAGGAAAGCGATGTGATTATTATACTAAATCCCAAAGGCGAATGGACCACGGCGACCTCAAAAGATGAGTTGGCAGACAAGTTTAAAGAAGCTCTGGCCGTTATTCCGGGCATGGAAGTGGAGTTTACACAACCTATCGAAATGCGTTTTAACGAGCTTATCACAGGCGTACGGGCGGATATTGCTATTAAGATTTTTGGCGACGATTTAGAGATTTTAGCCAAAAAAGGAAGTGCCATTGGTGCTTTAATACAAAACGTACCCGGTGCTGCAGATATTTCTGTTGAGAAAATCGCAGGATTGCCAGAGATGAGCGTGGAATACAACCGATCTAAAATTGCGAGATACGGACTTAATATTCAGGAGTTGAATGATATGATTGCCATGGGATTCGCAGGAAAATCTGCGGGAAGTGTTTTTGAAGGAGAAAGACGATTTGATTTGGTCGTGAGATTAGAGAAAGCAAAACGCAAGGATATTGACAATTTAAAAAACCTGTATGTCGATTTACCTTCGGGCGGAAAAATCCCGTTAAACGAATTGGCAACCATCAGTTATAAAAAAGGCGCTGCACAAATTTCGCGCGATGATACCCGACGCAGAATAGTTGTTGGCATAAATGTTCGTAACCGCGATTTACAATCTGTAGCAGACGATGTGCGAGCCTTGATAAACGAAAACATAAAGCTGCCTGCGGGTTATTCCATTACTTACGGTGGCCAGTTTGAGAATTTGCAAAGTGCCAAATCGCGATTAATGGTTGCCGTACCCGTGGCACTCATTTTAATATTTCTGTTATTGTATTTTGCCTTTAAATCTGTTAAGGAAGCCTTAATGATTTATTCGGCCATTCCGCTCGCAGCCGTTGGAGGCGTGTTGTTGTTATGGATTCGAGACATGCCTTTTAGTATATCGGCGGGTGTTGGTTTTATCGCGCTTTTTGGTATTGCCGTACTTAATGGCATTGTTTTGATTGAACATTTTAAAGAACTAAAACATCAAGGATTTGAGAATATGGAAGCTTTAATAAAACAAGGTACAAAAGACAGGTTGCGCGCTGTATTGTTAACAGCATCGGCAGCCGCCTTGGGTTTTTTACCCATGGCAATTTCAACCAATGTAGGTGCCGAAGTACAGCGCCCATTGGCAACGGTTGTTATTGGTGGCTTAATAACGGCTACATTGTTAACTTTAATCGTTTTGCCGGTGTTATATGCATACCTCAATACACCAAAAGAAAAGAAAAATGGAGCCAAAAAAAGCACCGTAGCGGGCTTGAGTGTTATGGCCTTGTTATTCTCAATGTCGGCAATGGCGCAACAAGAACCTAAAACCTTAAATGAATTAATGCCTTTGGCTATTGAGCACAATGAAGGATTAAATGCAAACCGCCTCCAAACGGAACAATTTGAAGCATTGATAAATTCGGCTTTTAGTTTCGATAAAACACAAATTTTTTATGAGTTTGATGAAAATAATTTGGCAGAAAACAATGAGCCTATGCAGATTTTTGGCATCCAACAAGATTTTAAATTTCCAACGGTTTATTTTTCTGAAAAGAAAGTGAATCAAGCGCGTTATAATATAACGTCTAGCCGTTATGATATTGAAGAAAAGGGCATAAAACGGAAGGTAACCGCAGCTTATTATGCGTATCAAATCGCTAGGGAAAAAGAACGTGTTTTTAAAAGGTTAGACAGCCTGTACACTAACTTTTCTGAAATTGCGGCACGACGGTTCGAATTGGGCGAAACCAATTATTTGGAGAAAATTACAGCAGCTTCCAAGCAAAAACAAATTAATCTTAAATACACACAAGCACAAAAAGAGGTCATGTCCGCTTATGCTAACGTGCTAAAGGTTGTTCAAATTGACGAAGCTATTGTTATTGCGAGAGAGCCTTCACTTAAAGTTCAGGTGGATTTTTTAAACATTAACGATAGTGCAGAATTGGCATACTATAAAAATAGGACCCTATTGCTTCAGGCCGAACGCCGTTTTGAAAAACAAAAACTACTGCCCGACATCAGTCTTAATTATTTTCAGGGTTCAAATTCCGAATTAAAAGGAAATCTTTACGGATATCAATTGGGTGTTAAAATTCCGATTTTTTTCGGAGGACAAGCATCTCGAATTAAAGCGGCTAAAATTGCTGAAGATGTGGCGATATCGGAATCTAACGAGTATCAAATTCAGCTTCATTCAAAATTTAATGTGCTTGAGTTAGCCTTATCCCAACACCAAGAAGCCTTGTATTATTATGAAAATGAAGGTGAAACACTTTCAGAAGAAATTCTAAAAACAGCCCATAGTAGTTTTAAAAATGGTGAAATCGATTTCTATCAATACATCCAAAGTCTGGAAAGTGCTTACGATATAAAATTGAATTATCTGGACAAACTCAATGCGTACAACCAAACCGTTATTGCCATTAATTACCTAACCTTATAAACTAAACGTTATGAAACACATCATATATAAAATATTCATTCTAAGCTCGATTTTCACACTTTTTAATTGCGGACAAAAAAGTAGTCAGCAAATAGAAATGGAATTTGAAGAAAATGCCATGAAAAATGAAAATATTCAAGTTACACAAGCACAATTCGAACAACGTAAAATGACCTTGGGTAATCTTGAAGAAAAGCCGTTTCCAACAGTGGTGAATGTAAACGGAATGATTGATGTCCCGCCTGCAAATAGGGCAGTTGTAAGTGCTACCATGGGCGGTTATATTAAAACAACCCCATGGCTTATAGGCGATAAAGTGCGCAAAGGTCAAGTGTTGGTGAGCATTGAAAACCCGGAGTTTGTTGCAATACAGCAGCAATACATGGAAATTAACGAACAGCTAACGTATTTAAAGGCGGAATATGACAGACAGGTAACCATGAAAGCTGAAAATATAACCTCTCAAAAAAGTTTTCTTAAGGCGGAAAGTGATTATAAAACAGCCGTGGCGACACACACAGGATTAGATAAACAATTGCGAATGCTAAACATTTCGCCATCAAAGGTTCGTGACGGAGAAATATGTTCGGTTGTCAATATTCATGCACCTGTTTCGGGTAGTATAACCAAAATGAATGTTACAAAGGGCGCTTATGTTTCGCCGGCAACCGAGATTTTGGAAATTATAGATAACAAGCATATTCAATTGGAACTTTCGGTTTATGAAAAAGATATTATGAAAGTAAAAAAAGGGCAACACATCGACTTTAAAATTCCTGAAATTTCATCGGAAAACTTTAAGGCAACCGTATTTTTAGTGGGCACTAGCATTCAAGATAATAGAACGATTAAAGTACATGCCCAAATTGAAAATGAAGCAGAAAACACCTTTTTAACGGGCATGTTTGTGGAAGCCGCTATAGTGACGGAATCTACTTCCGCGAAAGCGCTACCAAGCGAATCGGTTATTGAAGTTGATGGTGAACATTATGTTTTAGTTTTGAATAAAAAAGAAGGCGACAGCTATTATTTTAGTCAGGAAAAAGTTGAGGTTAAAGAAAGTTATGATGGGTATTCAAAAATAGAAAACGCAGATAGTTTTGCTGAAAACACAAGGTTTTTAACCAAAGGTGCATTTGGTTTATTAGGTGGATAATGAGGTTAAATGTAGAAAGCATATTGCAATATCAAACCCTGTTATTAAATAGAAATGGTTTTTTATGACCTAACAGGTTTCATAAATCTGTTAGGTCTTATTAGTTTATGGTTTCTTAAAAAATAAAAAACTAAGCTTCTTTCGAATTTGGTACAGAACAACTTGCAGGCCCTTTTTTAATTCCTAATTTCATAAGAATAGTTTCCAACAAACACCATTTTGTAAAAGCAGACTGAATTAAATTCACGCCAATAAATACGGTAAACCATAACCAATTTTGGTGTACGTACTGCGTTAGTACAACGCTTAATAGCACCATAAAACCTACGATAACTCTAAAATATGTATTTAACATTTTAATTAATTTTTAAGATTATTATATTTTTATTTCCCGCAGATTTCGCAGATAGTCGCAGATTTATATTTTGCTTTTCTGCGTGAATCCGCAAAATCTGCGGGAAAAATGATTACTTATATTTCTTTTTCTCTATCATATAATATACCAATGGCACCACCAACAAAGTCAATACCGTTGAAACAATAGTTCCACCCATTAACGAAATGGCCAAACCTTGGAAAATGGGATCAAACAGAATCACAAATGCCCCAATAACAACGGTTCCTGCAGTTAATAAAATGGGTGTTGTTCTAACCGCTCCGGCTTCAATGGCCGCTTGTTTTAGTGGTACGCCATCTGCAGTTCTTAAATTGATAAAGTCGATAAGTAAAACCGAGTTTCGAACCATAATTCCTGCTAAAGCAATCATGCCAATAAATGATGTTGCTGTAAAGAATGCACCCATTATCCAGTGTCCTAAAATAATTCCGATTAAGGATAACGGAATCGCTACCATCATTACAATTGGTGCTTTAAAGTTTTGGAACCAGCCTACAATCAGAATATAAATCAAGATAATAGCACCTAAAAAGGCAATGCCCAAATCCCTAAATACTTCCAGTGTAATTTGCCATTCGCCATCCCATTTTACCGTATAATTATCTTCAAAAT
Protein-coding regions in this window:
- a CDS encoding universal stress protein, which codes for MKKILLPTDFSKNSWNAISYALQLFKNETCKFYLLNTYTPIIYHVEYVLVQPAQFGMADAVRESALKQLNDFKEKIATTFKNPKHTIQTMAAFNTLIPEIKDVVEVKEIDYIVMGTKGATGAKEVLFGTNTVHVFKNVKCPIIAIPDGFDFETPHEVLFPTDYEIDYKYHHIKPILNIISLYNSRVNVLNVSYGYDLSETQKSHKKILETYFTDSDCFYHSVSNQNVPEAITKFQLRNQVNLLIMINNKRSFFENLFFKSKVNQIGFHLNVPFLVIPAKTLNKS
- a CDS encoding universal stress protein gives rise to the protein MKRHILLPTDFSDNSWSAIVYALKLYANEPCTFYFLNSVAIKVSKLSNLSNKLSTIMREDAKTELKDLKALAETSTTNTNHDFLTILSSEDLISAIKNAVKKWQIDVIVMGTKGATGAKEFFFGSNTMRVINSFRNCPVLIVPEEFDFVTPKQIAFPTDYNRFYGKAEIEPLTKLADLHDSKIRIVHINEKEELSDIQEYNLMILQSHLNNYDYSLHWMPKYDKKTAEINDFIEELNIDMLAMVNYKQSFIEKIVNEPIIKKIGFKPNIPFLVIPE
- a CDS encoding ATP cone domain-containing protein; this encodes MKSTSIEIIKSSGEKAKFSLEKLEASLKRTGADHQTVNQIVHKVTDELYQGISTKEIYNRAFSLLKKKKSHFASKYKLKKAIYELGPTGFPFERFISAILQYSGYKTEVGKILQGKCVTHEIDVIAQKNNKTTVIECKFHNEEGLNCNVKIPLYINSRYNDIKAHWSANDKTKTTLTKGWVVTNTRFTTDAIQYGNCINLYLLSWDYPKNDGLKDRIDRLGLYPVTVSTLLTKREKQFLLSRDVVLCRTLIGDAFYLDHLGVSETRKEKILNEIKMLCNH
- a CDS encoding MBL fold metallo-hydrolase, producing MGKFVKIHFLGAVGVVTGSKFLLETSEKNILIDCGMFQGVKELRELNWSHLPIHVETIDLVLLTHGHLDHVGYLPRLIKQGFAGKIIGTAPTLAIAEIILKDSAKIHEEEAKKANQEKYTKHQPALPFYTKLEAEKTITQFQVEMPNKWITLSGNISYRFKYNGHIIGATFIELDINGKRFVFSGDIGRTNDYLLDSPKKPEWADFLFVESTYGNKWHPKENIEALLSKLIKETNHKKGNLIIPSFAVERLQTLMFLLWKLYKENKIPNIPIFVDSPMGNNVLDVFKRFPKWHKLSMEEYNAMCKHVNIIQSYKETWETIDDKRSKIIIAGSGMVTGGRVLTYLQQLIDESSTTVLLVGYQAEGTRGRQLQDGAHEIRFFGKYYPVKATIACVESLSAHADQSELIHWMGNIKNIPETVFLIHGEPTALDAFRAKIQDTYGWQVKIPKLTDVEKVRL
- a CDS encoding Hsp20/alpha crystallin family protein — encoded protein: MSTLLKRRKRKRLSPFESRLLTPWNNNLLRPWRSRLFNPNLNYHSRFDDVFEDAFFAEDSLMPAMNVKEQNEGFEIEFAAPGYNKKDFEVTIEDDVLQVSAEKEMEDEQKEDDYSRKEFSYESFKRSMMLPPSVDLNQDVKASYKNGILKLKLLKRDDILDKETSKKVIEVL
- a CDS encoding CusA/CzcA family heavy metal efflux RND transporter — encoded protein: MLSHIINFSIKNKFIVLLFTSFIVGFGLYSLSQIPIGAVPDVTNNQVQVITTSRNLSTEDMEQFITYPVELEMANLPGVVEIRSISRFGLSVVTIVFEDDMGTYLPRQLIAEKIKSASEKIPEGFGTPEMGPITSGLGEIYQYILDVKPEYKDQYDAEDLRTIQDWIVKRQLSGIPGVVEVNTWGGFLKQYEVAINTEKLNAMNITAREVFTALQMNNSVSGGGYIEKVNQAFFIRGEGLISSLDDIKNIVVNNKDGNPIYIKDVAKVGFGSATRFGAITGNGEGEKVLGQVMMLKDANSKKVIEAVKERVAEISKSLPEGVYINAFLDRSELIAKTTYTVTENLILGCLIVVFVVVLLLGNLRSGLVVASVIPLCLLFALSLMYLFGVDANLMSLGAIDFGIIIDGAVIIVEFIAFKITKQKVGINALAKTEQQALKDKITFSGASKMMRSAIFGQLIILIVFIPILSLSGVEGKMFKPMALTFSFALIGAMILCFTYVPVVASMFLKPSNATDKNISVRLMKWVNKMYEPIIHWALQSKKLVLGVAVALLAMSIYLYATMGGEFVPTLDEGDFVIQPVLKTGTSLSNTVEITTEIEKILLGFPEVKQVVTRIGAAEVPTDPMSMEESDVIIILNPKGEWTTATSKDELADKFKEALAVIPGMEVEFTQPIEMRFNELITGVRADIAIKIFGDDLEILAKKGSAIGALIQNVPGAADISVEKIAGLPEMSVEYNRSKIARYGLNIQELNDMIAMGFAGKSAGSVFEGERRFDLVVRLEKAKRKDIDNLKNLYVDLPSGGKIPLNELATISYKKGAAQISRDDTRRRIVVGINVRNRDLQSVADDVRALINENIKLPAGYSITYGGQFENLQSAKSRLMVAVPVALILIFLLLYFAFKSVKEALMIYSAIPLAAVGGVLLLWIRDMPFSISAGVGFIALFGIAVLNGIVLIEHFKELKHQGFENMEALIKQGTKDRLRAVLLTASAAALGFLPMAISTNVGAEVQRPLATVVIGGLITATLLTLIVLPVLYAYLNTPKEKKNGAKKSTVAGLSVMALLFSMSAMAQQEPKTLNELMPLAIEHNEGLNANRLQTEQFEALINSAFSFDKTQIFYEFDENNLAENNEPMQIFGIQQDFKFPTVYFSEKKVNQARYNITSSRYDIEEKGIKRKVTAAYYAYQIAREKERVFKRLDSLYTNFSEIAARRFELGETNYLEKITAASKQKQINLKYTQAQKEVMSAYANVLKVVQIDEAIVIAREPSLKVQVDFLNINDSAELAYYKNRTLLLQAERRFEKQKLLPDISLNYFQGSNSELKGNLYGYQLGVKIPIFFGGQASRIKAAKIAEDVAISESNEYQIQLHSKFNVLELALSQHQEALYYYENEGETLSEEILKTAHSSFKNGEIDFYQYIQSLESAYDIKLNYLDKLNAYNQTVIAINYLTL